The following coding sequences lie in one Peribacillus frigoritolerans genomic window:
- a CDS encoding ABC transporter permease gives MQEKNRGLALFTFLVFLFLLGPLLIISVTSFEGGNILKFPPEEFSLRWYENIFNVEMFLVAFKTSILVSLGGNLLALLLGVPAAYALSRFDFKGKSVINAFFVSPILIPGIVLGFAFLRYIVGTYQLPIYAALFVGHTVIMLPFIIRVISSSLSNFDFSIEEAAESLGASKLGTFFTVVLPNIKSGILAAVMIAFLESFNNVDISVYMTGPGVSTFPIQMLTYVENYFDPTISAISVLLMFITAFFMFIVERLMGLSYFTKR, from the coding sequence ATGCAGGAAAAAAATCGAGGATTGGCCCTGTTTACATTCCTAGTGTTCCTTTTTTTACTAGGGCCTTTGCTTATCATATCCGTTACGTCATTTGAAGGCGGAAATATTTTGAAGTTCCCGCCAGAAGAGTTTTCTTTAAGATGGTACGAAAATATTTTTAACGTGGAAATGTTTTTGGTCGCTTTTAAAACGTCCATCCTTGTTTCACTGGGAGGCAACCTCTTGGCACTGTTACTGGGAGTGCCGGCTGCCTATGCATTAAGCCGGTTTGATTTCAAAGGGAAAAGCGTGATAAATGCCTTTTTCGTTTCTCCTATATTAATACCGGGAATTGTGCTTGGTTTTGCGTTTTTACGTTATATTGTGGGGACTTATCAGCTACCGATTTATGCGGCCCTGTTTGTGGGACATACTGTTATCATGCTGCCGTTCATCATCCGTGTGATTTCTTCAAGCTTATCAAACTTTGACTTTTCCATCGAAGAAGCGGCGGAGAGTCTCGGAGCCAGTAAATTGGGCACATTCTTTACAGTCGTCCTCCCGAACATAAAATCAGGAATTCTGGCGGCAGTCATGATCGCCTTCTTGGAATCCTTCAATAATGTCGACATTTCCGTTTATATGACAGGCCCTGGGGTAAGTACGTTTCCGATTCAGATGCTGACGTATGTGGAGAACTACTTCGATCCTACCATTTCGGCCATTTCCGTATTGCTCATGTTCATAACGGCTTTCTTCATGTTTATAGTAGAACGGCTCATGGGATTGTCTTATTTCACAAAACGATAA